ATTGCTCTACTGATCTAAATTTCTATGGTTGGAACAGTCAAGATTTTTGGACATTTCTAGGAGActaacatattatattatatgtagactttattttttaaattgattaaatgatttaaaaatttgaaatttataattcaaattcaaagtataaaatatgttcatatcctaaaatttcaaaaattcaagcAACCTCCAAATACATCCTCAACTACTCAATTTTCACAACCAAATACCAACCCACAAATCTCAAACACCCATTTCATTATCTCAACAAAAGGAAAGTATTTGTTTGTACTGGCATATAGAGAATGTAAttattgaaactaaaaaattactttataaaAAGGTTTGCATGTACATGGCAACTAGGATTAAACAATAGCAtaggttcaaaaaaaaaaatgtggtcaTGTATGGTCGGCATCTAGctaatactaaaatatatatatatatatatatatatatatatatatatatatatatatatataaaatatgagcCACGTTCATAGCCTGCTGCCTAGTACAAAAGCAAAAGATAGACACAAAACgagtaaaacaaaaacaaaaaaacaaaagctgaAAAGTGAATAAGGAAGTGGCATCACCAGAAAGTAAGGAACACGGTTTGGTGAAAGTGGACCTGAAAAGTTGAAAAGTGGGGGTGTCACAAGCTAAAAAGGGGAGTTTAAAAAGGAACgaaacaaataaaagagaaaagaagctGAAAAATGGGTCACGGCTCAACATGAAATTAGGAGCTGTGGAGGAAAAACTGACGAAAACTGCTCCATGATCTGATCAGTTGAGAGAAAAATAAGGGAACAACTTCCTTGGAATCTCTCTATAAGTAGAGGGGGTAcacacaaaggaaaaaaaaaggggaagagaaaaaagaaggaaaaaagagagcaagtgcacacacacacacggcaAAGACatagaaagaagacaaaaaagagAGGCACAGACAGAGAGAGCAACATCAAGCAGAGGAGAAATACGCAGCATAGGTTCCTATATGGGATTTCACATCAGTCCCTTTCTTCCCTAAATCTCTTTTTCCCTCATTCTCAAATTTGAATGTTTGCTTGGTAATGCAAATAGGATCGGGTTTCATGGAGAGTTCCTAATTCCATGCATGGAGCTTTAAATATGAGTCCTTGACTTATACCTCCTATTTGTacattaccaaataaaaattctctcaCTACCAAAATCTTTCTCTCAACCttcttcaaataatttttgtttgggaaaaCAAATAGGGTTGGGTTTCATGAGGAGTTCCTAACTCCATACATGAAGCTTTATACAAGAGTCCCTGACTCTTAAATCCtatttgaaaattaccaaataaaaattctctcaaGTTGTGGTGtaatatcttttcttttaattggagtccttgactctacccccataattggagtccttgactctaccccaTCAATGAAGTCCTTGACTCTATCCAAtcaatggagtccttgactctatcccataattggagtccttgactctaccctATCAATGGAGTTCTTGACTCTATCCCATTAATGAAATCCTCGACTCCCTtgaataaaatgagaaattctAATTCCTTCAAATTCCAATATGACAAATTCTTTGGAATTTGTAATCTCTTAATCAAGATTGGAATtaataattctcaaaataaaatgaccataaaaattgatttaaggaAACTTTCTAATCTccaatattcataaaaaataataattgcttCAAAGGAgtttttctttcccttaatttaatttagaaacctcaatcaaaatattattaaaattcctacaaagaagcaaatgaaagaaagggaaaattaCTTGGAACtttaacttctcaaaaagagaaTCCTTGATTCAATTTCCATGAAAACATGGTCTTATCCTTGAGATTAAAACCAATTATCTCACCCAAAAGTAAAATTAAGTTGATACTTAATTAAATACAAAGTATTTGACTTAAATGTCCATCATTTAAATTGGGCAAAATCAATTTGAGGATTTTGAATCTAAAACCTCAAATTAAGAACTACGAAGTGGCTTGATCCCCGCCAAGGGTATGTAGGcaacttaaataaattattaggtgcaaccacaaataaataaaaacatatatcccattaaacataaaaataaataaacccatgTACAAAGACGACATGGTTGGAATCAAAGGGTCTTCCCTTGAAATAAGGGATTGTAATTAAGAGATATATTATCTTGAATGGGCACTACTCACATCAATAAAACTCATAAGCCAAAAGGCCTATGAGTGAAATTATGTTTGACGAATTCGACAATGTTTGTTAAACATGATTTAACAATATTTGTTAAACATAATTTGACAACGTTTGTTAAACATAAGTTGACAACGTTTGTTAAACATAATATAAcaattattgttaaatattagttAACAATTTTCGtcaacaataataaaatgaagaaaaaaatggttaaaaacaTTTCCATTTATAAAGATTTAATGGCCTTTAGATAGGCttccacataaaataaaataaaacatttaaaaataacacgaaaaatactctaaaatcatcattgtctttcaattttatcaTCATAGCTCATATTGATATTGCACTAAATAGCaatagaaaattacaaagaaatcTAAAACTTATGACTTTTTAATCACATCATTTACAGAACCCACAATATCTAATctcaacatgaaaaaaaaagtcatcatTGTGACTCAATAAAAAAAGTAGGCTCTCTTTCTTGGTTATAGCCAACTAATACGGGTTAACATTAGATGGGATGACAGGAGCTGGTGCTAGGTAGGTGTCTTAGAAAGATTGAAGGTATATGACCTCATTCTTGGTTGGGATGTATTTGAGATGACATGAAGGATTATAAGCATGTACATATAAATGAGTAGAAGTGAAAGAAGTTTTTagcttgaaacattgaaccaaagaaaacaaagagtcTTACAAAGAATCCTTATTCTTTAATAGgaaaagtcttgaaatattgaaccaaaaaaaccGAAAGTCTCTatctttttgttcttatcttgaGGTTTTAATGATTATTTCAATTATCTTTTCAAAGAGAGCATCACACAGCAGAACTTCATGCTCTCCCGCATGAGGTGtctgattatatatataatattaattagttGATTATATCCAGCCCTGTGAAGATAGACGGGGTAACAATAACATTAATtaagaatacttttttttatagagataTCTAATAAAAACACCTAACAACTAAGCGTATACAgttgaggtaaaaaaaaaaaaaaaaaaaaaccgtataCAGTCAGATCGGCTTGTTTAAGCCATTCTCACCATATTCGAATTTTTTAGCTCTATCTCTGCCCCAACgttattaaacaaattttttcagcAAAAGTTGAATAATAACAAATCAATAAGTAGCCACATGTAAATTCATATTATGAGTGGATTTAGAGACTACCGAAATACATAAACGACCAGCTGGCAGTCTTGAAAGTTGACAGCAGCTGAGCTTCAGTCTAGATGCATGATGAGAAGGGAGTTCTGTAATTGAAGGCTTGGGTTGTAGCTTGTAGATGGAAGGGGAGTCAAGCCAGGGTTTGTTGTGGGAGGGTTCAAGTTGGTAAATGAAAGTGATATTAACGGTGGGCCTAGTTGaaaccaataagaagttggttacattaatattttgtaaaaatattgtaaaatagtttgtgcctgtagcattactcttatttaacaaatttctttttgtcatCTTTTTGCATGggtaaaaatgagaaaatggtAGATTACAACAAGGTACTATTCTTTCAACCCTCTCCTTCTATTacgttgtgtttgtttttgtataGTTTTTAGTATTCACATACTAGCTACATAATAAATAGATACTCACATGTTATTGTATAGTATACTTGTATACTCTCTCTCACATGATACCTATGTATATATCTCACATGTTTTGCTTGTATATATTGTTAGAGTTATTATTCACGTGATAGTTATACGTAAATATTTACTTACATGTATAtatgttagggtcatatttcctatgtaattagctaatcctttgacaaaatgcactttacttgtaattaggtaaaTCTAAGTTAGGTTTAATGTATCAAAAAGTATAttgttcaaacatatcaagtggtatcattaaagacatgaaggttgatccaagaatcaagtgaagaaaagttgtttcattaaagctcgacataAGCTAATATTGAGGATTAATGGACAAACTTGACACAAGCtcgatctattgagatttaCGATTTCAGAAATCTTAGATCTGAAATTGCCCATTATGACTTGAATTATTAGGGTTTCTCTTCTAACAACCCCAGTCATATATACagattattttaaaagtcatcaagTGTGGAAACAAAAATCTAGAACTCATATACTctgatcttcattgtttatgaagtgaagaactttgcagccaacaacaatcAATCAAGTTACTGGAGTTAGTTCTGTACTGGGATCcttgcaaaggagttagtcacagatTGAAGATTTgtacaaaaaaaggaaagaagttTGCTataagatcaagtccaattgggtattagagCAAAGGTTCAACTATAGATTGGTATTTTGAGATAGGTTAGTGTAGTGATAAGATTCTTCATACATGTAACTACTTGGTTACtaattagtggattcttaggagtggtgaccttaaattcaccatGTGGAGTTTTTGCCTTGCGAGAAGTTTTCTCCATCtatcaacaaatcaccgtgtcaattaaATTTACGCTGCACTTAgattatttggtgatttgttggtgcctccacaatttgcatgtaatttaacctaattaattaacttggataattgaattaattaatcgaggtcaatttattttaacccaacaacATATGTATATTGCTTGCaaaaaccttttcaaaaaaaaaaaaaaaaaaaaaaaaatcaaaatgacaaGTTTTCTATTTGTTCATTAAaagttaatatttaaaataaattaaaatgagatACTATCTTTGGATAGGCATtgttgggtgcctaacacattTCCCACACATAATCAAACTTCCGAGTCCAAGATCTTTGGTTCAACGACTTTTGGTTTACCTTAATTAATGAACCTTTGAAATTTGGTTTAGTCAATTAGGtaagttaaaataaattagacatcTATGTGACTAATCACACCTAATACAAAACTAATGGTTGATAGCGACTCctaaaataaaagtaagaaaaaaggactcacacaaacacacacacaccccacCCTAGAGACAAAAGCACACATGAGTCACATCACCAAGTACCCAATGTGTGAcgaaacccaaaatttttttggggggcatCCACAGGTTGACAACAAGAACCAAAAACGGtcatggtttttgtttttagggaCTGAAGTAGGCATGAAATcaagttagggaccaaaatgagaatAGACCCAAAATATAGAGATCAAAAATGCATTTTCGGCTTGTTTATTTTGTACTAAAGTTCGGATTCTGTTTTAATGAATGGTTTAAATTAGCAATTCAATCAATCAAGTGAAGAATAATGTGTGAATTAAGGTTTCTTAGTTCCTATTAGCTACTTCATAAATTAAAGAGTACAAAATCATTCTTGACAAGGGTGAAATAAAGTACATAAGGGTGCATTGAGCAATGGAAGCCCCTGCAAGCTATTCTGCTTCTCCTTCAAAAAATTACTCTGTATGTGATTGTTACCCTCATGCATTGTCATCCTTCTATAGGCCCAACAATACTGATGGTAGCTTTTGTTGTGTTACCACATGATTGGTAGCTTCACCTCAAACGGAAGTTACCTTACTTGGCTTAAAGTTTTTTATTAAGTAAGATATATTGTAATTTACTCGACTCAATGTAAATTTCGTTATTTGTGTTTTGATGCGTTTTTCTTCTTCTCGTATGTTTTCTTTGTGACGTACTTGAATGAATTGAATGTGATTTGTAAAACactctttgaaaaaaaaaaaaaaaaaggtttagaaagtatgttgttattgttattattattattattattattatgtgggtattttaaaaagaaatatgagTAATTTTAAGTTAACCCAACCTGTCAAAGACCGGGTAAAAGCTAAAGCAATCCATTTTAGTCTAACAAGTTTTTTATTAGAATCTAATTTGACCAAGACTAACTGGAAAACCAATTGATCAAACCTATATACCAGGATTATATTATTTGAGGTTTATCATGACCTATATACCAGGATTATATTATTTGAGGTTTATCATGACCAAAGTCCAAGAACCCGTGCagaccaaacataacctaagtaCCAAATGAACTATGATTAAGACTTTAATGTAAACTATTTTcaaaaggaaaaggggaaaaaatactTAATGGAAACCCTGCTAGAGAAGTTGAAAAGGACTTCTTGGTCTTGATCTTCATAGAAAATCCGTTCTACTACCGTCACAAGAAAAATGTATCTGATGTTTCAAATATATGCAACATCACACTAATAATATGTAAAACCCACAACACTCACTTGTGAAACCCGCATATAGTAAGTCTAATGTTAAATGTATCTAAAACATTAGATACCACCTCCATGCCATACTACTTGATCTTATTGTCTCCGTTCAAACATTTTCACGTATTTTAATTGTCATTTGGGTTTGTCTATTCACACAATTAAGATTTAGgataaatcaatatttttttagttcctTTCACATCTtgcaaccccccccccccccccaccctttcccctcaaaaaagaaaaagaaaaaagggttcTGAATCCAATAGAATGTTTTGTGAcaaaaattggataaaataataaacctGACAGGTTTATAAAAATGAGAAATGCCCCACCTTTGAGTGCAATTTGAACTattaatttatgtaattggAAGTTGGTGCTAGTAATACATATGATTATATGAAAGTGCCCACATATCTAATACAATGTATtcctttaaacaaaactcatccaTTTGACAGAACCATTTGATCAGTTTAAAATGGGTGGGCAAGGTCCAGTGCTTTGGAGCACTAGACCCAAGCCCATTCCAAAATGGGTCTATATCAACCAAACCCAAACAATTGAATTTATCAGCAATATGCATATTACAAGACACTAGCATCAAAATTAATATGCAAGGGTACTCATGTCATGCCTCCAATTTGTTTCTCTCCAACGAACCAGAAGTGGTTAAGCCATGGCTCTTAAGACTTGCTCCACCCCCACCAGCCTTACAAGTTAACAATCAGGTTGGGATGACATGATAATTGATGGAGAATTTACATTCATTCAGTTTGAGTTTTAATACAAACAATTTGCAATCGTTGCTGAGTGATTGAAACGGGTGGTGGCTAATCCTCTAATCAGTGAGACAATCTCCTAGAACTTCTCATAGTGCCACCCATAAACCTGCTTACGGTGCTCTGAACACCTTTGCAGGAGCAGTTCCTCCATAGTTTGATTCGCATCTTAGTAGAAGCAGTAGTGCTGTCTAACGCTCCAACCTCTTGACTTTTTTgcgttttttctttatttgttttgttttgagaacCCTTTGCTacagcaaaaagaaaaggaaaaaaagagagggctTGGGGGCTCATGTACGCAGGCAGAGACCAGCAGACAGACCCACCACAAATGTCCCCCATTCAAAGTTTTCTAACTCATGAGAAtagaaaaatgacaaattaaGTGCAACCCTTCACGAAACACATACCAAGCACGCCAAAAACACGTTTGGTGGCAAGTGGAAGGGTATGTTGTGCACAGTTTAGGAACCAGTAGTGCAAAGTGCAAACATGCATCACCATCTACCATCAACTGAGTATTTGCACTAAAAGAACCATGATGAAAGCACTCACCAGCCCGAACCACTACTCAGCATTATGCATACTGTCTAGCTAATGTAACAATGCAATATAGTCCCTTTTTTCTAATAGTAGATTACAAAGGGATTAGCATTTTGAAAAGCTAAAACTTTTCACAAACATTTGTGCAAAGTTTAGTCCCATAGATGGTTCCTGCTAGACAATTCTTTCATTACTGGTGTAAATGGCTTAGCTAATCTAATTGCATGTAACATAACTAGTGAGGTAAcattcattatttttagacatagACGGTTCAAAGaaccgaaaaagaaaaaggttcaagATTTTAAGATCGAACTGTGATgacatcaaaattaatttaatattagttaaaatataaataaatttatcaaatgtacaaaaatatggaaatttacccccaaaaaatataaatcaatttaaacaactttcaaatataaaaataaataagtaaaaaataaaaagcttaaaaATTTTGCGTTTAttaatctttcaaataaaaaacattttaattaaaataaaatcatttttaacataattttacaaattcataTTCACATGTAATGATGTAAAAGCAAAATTCTAGAACAAAACTAAATTTAGCAAATACTATTaagtaaatattaataaaattaaatgcaaaaatattattcttgtaaaattaagataaataaaatataaattccaTATGTGACACAATTAAGCTAATTAGTTCGGTAGTTAATGTGCTGGACGAAGGTCACTGGTTCTATACCAGTTGTCACTTGCTAAAGAACCGGGTTAGGCCACAGTTTCCGGATACCCAGGTCAGACTGTCCGGTCCGGTTCAGGTTTGACAACCTTGGtaacatttcaaaattccaaGAATGCCCATGGGATCCCAACACACCCAAAGGCTCTCCATCTGTTAAAACTCCTAAGTACAGTTGCTAGAAATTCCATACCAACCATCCACCCACAGAAGAAAAGTGGGGCGTGAGGGGTTGTAGTTGTTGGCGTTAGGAAACTCCAATAGATTCTAATATGAAATTGCTACCTCTTATATGCAAAGGTAATATTTTAACGTCTAACTAATTCCAACTATAATACATATCGCGTACCCGATCAACCATCACTAAATAATACATTTCAGTGTATTATGTTTCTCTTTTCAATAAAGTCttcttttccattaaaaaaataatacatttcAGTGTACGCTTCAGTTTCTAGTGCTAATAGTTAACAAAAAGTAGCACGCCTTAATGGTTGTTATACATAATAAATTACATCAACCATCACTAGCTTTTAGTATGCACCCACACATGATTTGATTGAAAGAACATCAATAACAGGAAGGTAGTTCAGATAGCCAAATTTAATTGGGAGAAAAGTGGATTCCTCATGCACAAAGTAAAGGGAAAAGCAGAATGAATCTTTAGTAGCCTCTCGGCTCAATGAAATGACATCTTATTTCACGTTTTTGCCCATATAATCAGAGTAaggtgagagagagagcgagagagaatTAAAGATTAAGGGCATAAAAAATAGGTAATCAAATCTAGTGTAAGATCCACCTAAGTTCTCCCCAACCCACATAAAACCCAGACAACTAGACCAAGTTTTCAAATACGTATCTAGGTCATTCACTCAAATTGCTCTAGTTCAGATTTTATCTAATTTCTGTTACTTGCTTAGTCAAACAGTAAACTATAATATCAGAGAAAAGATACTTTGTGCTTAAATGTGCAGGAAaggaaaatatggttgatctGCTTTCAGAGTCACATAATCAGAATCGTCTACCAAAATAAATCTGTGTCCAAAAGTCTAATTATTCTATGTCGTTGCATAGAGAATCACACATTTGTAATAGAATAATCCTGTTTCCATTTCCaccattcctctctctctcttagacaCAGAATAAACAATAATTCCCTTGGGTTTTCTTCACCCACCTATAACCATGAAACGTAAACCCTTCATTTGGgcataaagtataaaaaaggAATGGGTTCTCAAACAGTACAGAGGTTAACAAGCTTGCCTAATGCAAAAACATTTAGAACAAAAATTCATGCTCATGGGAAgcaaaaaatcaatgaaattaTATCCAgctttgaaaaatgaaaatacagCCACGGCCTGAATACATCATTGCTACTCATCTTTCAGATTGAAAATGAAACCAATGCAACCTTCATCATctcaataaaatataacaaaccAACAAACCCCACATCCCAAAATCCCCTAATTTCAAGTTACAACTATTCACACAAGATTGCATCAGATTCTctaaaactattgaaaaaagaaaaggaaacacaaCATAAAACCGTGTCATTATGCTACCAATTCATTCATTTCAATCTAATATCTACAACTATCCAAAGATTATGAACAAAATATGGGAGACACTAAACAATTAGAAATCATTATTCAACAACTGTTctatcaaaaaccaaaaaaaaaaagtataagaatCCAAAAGCAATTAACTCAGCTACACTACCAATAAACACCAATAAATATTCATCAACTAAAAACAGTAAAATCAACCCACTTACATCCAATTCCTTCTCCCCAATAGAATCATCAAATCAACCAATCAATCACCCTCCCATCGACCGCAACTCCTCCAAGGCGGCCCGAATCTGATCCTGCACCAAATCCAACCGCTTCGAGTACACCTCCAGCTCCAATATCTGCTGTTTCCTCCACTTCTCATCCACCACACCGCCACTCTCCCCTCCTCCGAAATTCAACGGCATAGCGTTCATCGCCATTGCATTCATTCCCATCCCTCCAAACCCAATTCCCCTCCCTCCAAATCCACTCCCCCCCATTGCATTGCTCAACAACTCCTTAAACAGCGGCGACAAGCAACTCTTCACCGTTTCCTCTATCATTCCCCCCAAattcccaccaccaccaccgccaccgccgccgccgccactGCCACCGCTGCCGCCACTCCCAACAACATTCTCATTCCCATTATTCGCCTTCTCCTCGGTCCGAACCCGCGATCTTGACCTTTTTCGCGACGAATTCGGCTTCTTCTCGCCGCTATTGTTGTAATTCGCATTCTCCTCCAACAAATTAGGGTTTTTCGAATCTTCGTCGTCGAAAACCGAATCATCCACCACCACAGCGAAGCGATTATTCGAATTGTTATTGATATTACTATTGCTCCAGATCTTGCGCGAGATTTCGAAGGTGGCTTGATCGTGAGGGCTCTTGAAGGAGAAATCTTTGCCGGTGCTGATTTTGCCGACAACGTTTCGGTACTTCTTCTTCAAACGACGCAGCTTCTCGACGAGCTGGTTCTTGTTGAAATCGAGCTGGAGCTTCGACTTAATCTGATCGTAGAACAAAGCGGTGTCGTTGTGGTGAGTCGAGCCGCGCGACGTCGTGTAGTCCAAAAACCCCTGGAGAAGCTCGATCTCGTCCTCATCGGTCCACAGCCTCTGAAAAAGTCTCCTCGAATCGTCGATAGGAATTGGCTGCGGCTTCTTCTCCTCGAGGTGTGGCTCGATAGTGATACGCTGTCGTTTCGGGGAAGGCGTGGtggttgctgttgctgttgcagCGGCTGCGGCTGCCGCGGCGGAGGTTGTTATGACCGTCGTGGTGATTGCTGACGTGGAAATTGGCGGTTCGACGGCGACGATGGCGTTGGAGACGGAGGAGGAAGGGACGGCGACGGTGACGGTAGGGGATGACGTGGAGGGAGAAGCGGAGTTGATGACGTCATCGTCCTCTGGATCGGGGAGAACGTCGTCGTTTTCGTCGTCGTCTaattcttcttcatcttcttcttctgataaTTCGTCTTCGTCGTCATCGAAGTCTTCTTCGGCGAAGACGGTGTCGTTTTCCTCCGAGGCcattataaaacctttttttttgtagagagagagagagagagaggggctttgaaatttttttttttttttttttttNNNNNNNNNNNNNNNNNNNNNNNNNNNNNNNNNNNNNNNNNNNNNNNNNNNNNNNNNNNNNNNNNNNNNNNNNNNNNNNNNNNNNNNNNNNNNNNNNNNNNNNNNNNNNNNNNNNNNNNNNNNNNNNNNNNNNNNNNNNNNNNNNNNNNNNNNNNNNNNNNNNNNNNNNNNNNNNNNNNNNNNNNNNNNNNNNNNNNNNNNNNNNNNNNNNNNNNNNNNNNNNNNNNNNNNNNNNNNNNNNNNNNNNNNNNNNNNNNNNNNNNNNNNNNNNNNNNNNNNNNNNNNNNNNNNNNNNNNNNNNNNNNNNNNNNNNNNNNNNNNNNNNNNNNNNNNNNNNNNNNNNNNNNNNNNNNNNNNNNNNNNNNNNNNNNNNNNNNNNNNNNNNNNNNNNNNNNNNNNNNNNNNNNNNNNNNNNNNNNNNNNNNNNNNNNNNNNNNNNNNNNNNNNNNNNNNNNNNNNNNNNNNNNNNNNNNNNNNNNNNNNNNNNNNNNNNNNNNNNNNNNNNNNNNNNNNNNNNNNNNNNNNNNNNNNNNNNNNNNNNNNNNNNNNNNNNNNNNNNNNNNNNNNNNNNNNNNNNNNNNNNNNNNNNNNNNNNNNNNNNNNNNNNNNNNNNNNNNNNNNNNNNNNNNNNNNNNNNNNNNNNNNNNNNNNNNNNNNNNNNNNNNNNNNNNNNNNNNNNNNNNNNNNNNNNNNNNNNNNNNNNNNNNNNNNNNNNNNNNNNNNNNNNNNNNNNNNNNNNNNNNNNNNNNNNNNNNNNNNNN
This genomic stretch from Quercus lobata isolate SW786 chromosome 3, ValleyOak3.0 Primary Assembly, whole genome shotgun sequence harbors:
- the LOC115982685 gene encoding probable transcription factor At3g04930, whose amino-acid sequence is MASEENDTVFAEEDFDDDEDELSEEEDEEELDDDENDDVLPDPEDDDVINSASPSTSSPTVTVAVPSSSVSNAIVAVEPPISTSAITTTVITTSAAAAAAAATATATTTPSPKRQRITIEPHLEEKKPQPIPIDDSRRLFQRLWTDEDEIELLQGFLDYTTSRGSTHHNDTALFYDQIKSKLQLDFNKNQLVEKLRRLKKKYRNVVGKISTGKDFSFKSPHDQATFEISRKIWSNSNINNNSNNRFAVVVDDSVFDDEDSKNPNLLEENANYNNSGEKKPNSSRKRSRSRVRTEEKANNGNENVVGSGGSGGSGGGGGGGGGGGNLGGMIEETVKSCLSPLFKELLSNAMGGSGFGGRGIGFGGMGMNAMAMNAMPLNFGGGESGGVVDEKWRKQQILELEVYSKRLDLVQDQIRAALEELRSMGG